A single window of Sphaerodactylus townsendi isolate TG3544 linkage group LG03, MPM_Stown_v2.3, whole genome shotgun sequence DNA harbors:
- the LOC125428647 gene encoding zinc finger protein 397-like: MAAEQESKPGFRLQILMDLQQRRLPGFKMEDPDAAGLNLGKGSGCSRRASLVTQGDSIGGLVQSSPEGQIKQEPGEGSLQQWEVQWQEFLKTVESPHTGWQMPKLLREPTPWEDTKAFLSSFEQVAEACRWPKDEWVTRLLPALSGEAEQAFSTLEPRDREDYGKVKVTILRWDILTRERWRQHFRHFCYQEAEGPRGLYHRLQELCHQWLKVERHSKEQIMELLILEQLLTVLPPDIQNWVRQHGPESCSQAVALAEEFLKLQQETDERPEEQKQILAVADPLSKSEQAPFDAGTRQLCGEAKQEVDEEDMSSPKEQLGNNTWQHEHEGEPGKASSEVAQSEETEESVADPERLESQEVKCLTEKWKKNPVAGDNGDHQPKKHKGKRWIKCPACGKLFCRQTSFNAHWKVHMGEKKNMSLTFGKNFSWSINLASHQRIQAEERPYQCPNCNKSFSDLPRLKRHQRIHTGEKPYKCSYCGKSFSQRHHCTSHERIHTGEKPYHCADCSKSFCTKSSLNAHRRIHTGEKPHKCLECGKSFSKSTNLTSHKRLHTGEKPYKCLVCGRSFSRSEHLTSHQRIHTGEKPYICSFCSKNFCSKSSLKAHQRIHTGEKPYKCLECGKCFRWSTYLASHQEIHKGEKPYKCSECGKDAHLTSHQEILSE, encoded by the exons ATGGCCGCAGAGCAGGAGTCCAAGCCAGGCTTCAGGCTTCAGATTCTGATGGATCTGCAACAACGGAGGTTGCCAGGGTTTAAAATGGAGGATCCAGATGCAGCAGGGCTCAACCTGGGGAAGGGATCGGGGTGCTCAAGAAGAGCCTCTCTTGTCACCCAGGGTGACAGTATTGGGGGACTTGTGCAGAGTAGCCCAGAGGGACAGATCAAGCAGGAACCAGGTGAGGGTTCACTTCAACAGTGGGAAGTTCAGTGGCAGGAATTCCTGAAGACAGTTGAGTCCCCCCACACAGGCTGGCAGATGCCAAAGTTGCTGAGGGAACCCACACCATGGGAAGACACAAAAGCCTTCCTGAGCTCCTTTGAGCAGGTGGCTGAAGCCTGCCGGTGGCCCAAGGATGAGTGGGTGACCCGACTCTTACCAGCACTCAGTGGAGAAGCAGAGCAGGCCTTCAGCACCTTGGAGCCCAGAGACAGAGAGGATTATGGGAAGGTTAAGGTAACCATCTTGCGATGGGACATCCTGACTAGAGAGAGGTGGCGCCAACACTTCCGGCATTTCTGCTACCAAGAAGCTGAGGGGCCGAGAGGACTCTACCATCGTCTCCAAGAACTTTGCCATCAGTGGCTGAAGGTGGAGAGGCACTCAAAGGAGCAGATCATGGAGTTGCTCATCCTAGAGCAACTGTTGACTGTCCTCCCTCCTGATATCCAGAACTGGGTGAGGCAGCATGGCCCTGAGAGCTGCTCCCAGGCGGTGGCCTTAGCCGAGGAATTCCTGAAGCTGCAACAGGAGACTGATGAGAGACCAGAGGAACAA AAACAGATACTGGCAGTGGCTGACCCTCTCTCCAAGTCTGAGCAGGCTCCATTTGATGCGGGAACAAGGCAGCTGTGTGGAGAGGCAAAACAGGAAGTGGATGAGGAAGACATGAGCTCACCCAAGGAACAGCTAG GCAACAACACATGGCAGCATGAACATGAGGGAGAGCCAGGCAAGGCCTCATCAGAAGTGGCCCAGAGTGAAGAGACAGAGGAGAGTGTTGCAGATCCAGAGAGATTAGAGAGCCAAGAAGTAAAGTGTCTGAcagagaaatggaagaaaaatccaGTTGCTGGTGATAATGGTGACCACCAGCCAAAAAAGCACAAAGGGAAAAGATGGATCAAATGCCCTGCCTGTGGGAAACTCTTTTGCCGCCAAACCAGCTTTAATGCTCATTGGAAAGTCCacatgggggagaaaaaaaacatgagCTTGACCTTTGGGAAGAACTTCAGCTGGAGCATAAACCTTGCATCACATCAACGGATTCAGGCAGAGGAGAGGCCGTatcagtgcccaaactgcaacaagAGCTTTTCTGATCTGCCAAGGCTTAAAAggcatcagagaatccacacaggggagaagccttaCAAATGCTCGTACTGCGGAAAGAGCTTTAGCCAGAGACACCATTGCACTTCCCATGAacgaatccacacaggagagaagccgtaCCATTGTGCAGACTGCAGCAAGAGCTTTTGTACAAAATCAAGCCTTAACGCGCATCGGagaatccacactggagagaaaccacataaatgcctggagtgtggaaagagcttcagtaAAAGCACCAACCTTACATCACACAAGAGgctccacacaggagagaagccctaCAAATGCTTGGTGTGTGGAAGAAGCTTCAGCCGGAGTGAACATCTCACCTCACACCAGAGaatccatacaggggagaaaccttacaTCTGCTCCTTTTGCAGCAAGAACTTTTGCAGTAAATCTAGCCTGAAAgcacatcagagaatccacacaggggagaagccatacaaatgtttggaatgtgggaagtGCTTTCGATGGAGCACCTACCTTGCTTCGCATCAAGAGATCCACAAAGGGGAGAAACCGTACAAATGTTCAGAATGTGGGAAAGATGCTCACCTTACTTCTCATCAAGAGATTCTCTCTGAGTAG